In Polyangiaceae bacterium, the genomic window GAATCGCGTCGTCCTGCGAGCGCTTGCGCAAGAGCGCGTAGGCGACGCCCATGCGCAGGTAGTAGTGCTCGTACTCCGGCAGCGCGCAGCCCTTGTCGTGGAGCTTCTCGGCCTCTTCGTAGAACGGGATGCTCGCCTCGGCGGCCTCGCTCTCCTTCAAGCCCTTGTCGAAGAGCGCGGCGTCGCCGCGCCACACCCGCACCGTGGCGCTGTTCGGATACTGCTTCATCAGGTGCTCGAGCAGGCGCTGGGCGGTCTTGTAGTCCTTGTCCTTGAATGCGGTGACCGCGGGGCGGAACTCGCCCTGACCGGGGTCCATGCTGGTCCCGCCCGGGCACACTCCCGGCGTCACCGTCGTGGCGGTGGGCGCGGCCACGGGTGCCGGCGCAGGGTTGTCGGACTTGCTCTTGCAGGCCAGGAGCGCGGCGAACAGCAGGGCGAGCGCCGCGGTGCGGTCGAAGGCGGTCATCGCCCGCATCAAACGTCGGCTCGGCGCTTCCTGCAACGCCACGCGACGTGCCGCGCGCCTTGCGCGGCGCGTCAATTCGTGGCCCAATACCGGGCCTTCCAAGGTCCCATGCCCCGCCATCCGTTCAGACCGGGCGCCATATGATCTCACCCCGCCCCAGCAGCCTCTACGACCCGCGCTTCGAGCACGACGCCTGCGGCGTGGGCTTCATCGCCAACCTGCGGGGCGTGCGCTCGCACGACATCGTCGAGCGCGGGGTCGGCATCCTGCTGAACCTCGAGCACCGCGGGGCGACCGGCTGCGATCCGCAGTCGGGCGACGGCGCCGGCATTCTGCTCCAGGTCCCGCACGAGCTCCTGGCGGCCGAGATGGCCGCACGCCTGGAGCTCCCCGAGCCGGGAAAGTACGGCGTCGGCTGCGTGTTCTTGCCGCGGGACGCGGCGGATCGGGCGCGCTGCCAGCAGATCCTCGAGGACAAGATCCTCGGCACCGGGCAGCGCCTGCTCGGCTGGCGACCGGTGCCGGTGGACGAATCGGCGCTGGGCCCCATCGCCCGCCAGAGCGCGCCGCTGATCCTGCAAGTGCTGGTCGGCTCGACCACGGAGGACGAGGCGAGCTTCGAGCGCAAGCTGTTCGTGATCCGCAAGTGGGCAGAGCGCACCGTCCGCGAGAGCGACATCCCGGGCCGCGACGCCTTCTACATCCCGAGCCTGTCTTGTCGGACGCTGGTCTACAAAGGCCTGCTCCTCGCGCATCAGCTCGCAAAGTTCTACCGGGATCTGGAGGACCCCCGCGCGGTCAGCGCGCTGTCGATGGTGCACCAGCGCTTCAGCACGAATACCTTCCCGACCTGGCAGCTGGCCCAGCCGTTCCGCTTCCTGGCGCACAACGGCGAGATCAACACCGTGCGCGGCAACGCTCAGTGGATGCGGGCTCGCGAGCAGCTGTTCGACGGCCGCGTCTTCGGCGAGGACGTGCGCCACATCCTGCCCACCATCACCCCCGGGGGCAGCGACTCGGCCCAGCTCGACAACGTCGCGGAGCTGTTGCTCCACGCCGGTCGCTCGCTGCCCCACGTGCTGATGATGCTGGTGCCCGAAGCCTGGCAGAACGATCCGAGCATGCCGGGCTACCAGCGCGACTTCTACGCCTACCACGCCTGTCTGGTGGAGCCCTGGGACGGACCAGCGGCGCTGACCTTCACCGATGGCCGGCAGATCGGCGCGCTGCTCGATCGCAACGGCCTTCGGCCGGCGCGCTGGCTGGAGACTCGCGACGGCTTGGTCGTGCTCTCGAGCGAGACCGGCGTGATGGACGTCCCGCCCGAGCAGATCGCGCGCAAGGGCCGGCTGGAGCCGGGGCGCATGTTCCTGGTGGACCTCGCCGGCGGACGCATCGTCGAGGACGCGGAGCTGAAGCGCGAGGTCTGCCACCAGAAGCCCTATGGCAAGTGGCTGCGCGACAACGCCATTCACCTCGACCAGATCGACGACGTGCCAGCGGCGCCGGCGCTCGCCGACCCGCACGAGCTCCTGACGCGGCAGCGTGTGTTCGGCTACACGACCGAAGACCTGACCCTGCTGCTCGCGCCCATGGCCGAGAAGGGCGAGGAGCCCGTCGGCAGCATGGGCACGGACACTCCGCTGGCGGTCCTCTCCGAGCGGCCGCAGCTGCTCTTCAACTACTTCAAGCAACACTTCGCCCAGGTCACCAACCCGCCCATCGACCCCATCCGGGAAGCGCTGGTGATGAGCCTCCGGAACTTCGTCGGTGGCGAGGACAACCTGCTCTTCGAGCTGCCCGACCACGCGCAGATGCTCGAGCTCGGGAGCCCCGTGCTCACGAACGAGGAGCTGGCGACGCTGTGCGAGACCCACCAGATCCACTTCCGCCGCCCGGCGCGCCTGCCCATGGTGTACCCGGTCGCCGAAGGCGGGCGTGGCCTGAAGGCGGCGCTCGACGAGCTCTGCCGCCAGGCCTCGCTGGCGGTGCTCAACAACCACAGCGTGATCGTGCTCTCGGATCGGAGCGCCACGCCGCACATGGCGCCGGTGCCGAGCCTGCTCGGCTTGGGAGCGGTGCACAACCACCTGATGCGCAACGGCACGCGCATGCGCGTCGGCATCCTGGTAGAGACGGGCGAGGCCCGGGAGGTCCACCACTTCTGCCTCTTGCTCGGCTTCGGCGCCGGCGCCGTGAACCCCTACGTCGCCCTCGACAGCGTCGCCGAGATGGCCCGAGCGGGTGTGCTCCGCGGCGTCAGCGACGTGGCCGTCGCCCAGAAGAACCTGGTCAAGGCGGTCAACAAGGGCGTGCTGAAGGTGATGAGCAAGATGGGCATCAGCACGCTCCAGAGCTACCAGGGCGCGCAAATCTTCGAGGCCATCGGCCTCGGCCCCGATCTGATCGAGCGCTATTTCACCGGCACCACCTCGCGCCTGGGCGGCATCGACCTCGACGAGCTGGCGGAGGAGTGCCGGTCGCGGAGCGAAGCGGCCTTCCCCCGGCGCCGCAGCCCGAGCCCCGTCTTGGAGACCGGCGGCGAGTACCAGTATCGCGCCCAAGGCGAGCGCCACTTGTGGAGCCCCAAGGTCGTCAGCGCGCTGCAGCGGGCCGTGCGCGAAGAGGACGTGAAGAGCTACCGCGAGTACTCGGATCTGGTGAACCAGCAGTCCCGCGGCCCCATCACGCTGCGCGGGCTGTGGAACCTGCTCCCGGCGGAGGCGCCGATCTCCCTGTCCGAGGTCGAGCCCGCCAGCGAGATCGTGCGGCGCTTCGCCACCGGCGCGATGAGCTTCGGCAGCATCAGCGCCGAGGCCCACGAGAACCTCGCCATCGCCATGAACCGCATCGGCGGGCGCAGCAACACCGGCGAAGGCGGCGAGCGCGAGGAGCGCTTCGCCCGGCTTCCGAGCGGAGACAGCAAGCGGAGCAGCATCAAGCAGGTCGCGAGCGGTCGCTTCGGCGTGACCGCCCACTACCTGGTCAACGCGGACGAGCTGCAGATCAAGATCGCCCAGGGCGCCAAGCCCGGCGAGGGCGGCCAGCTGCCGGGGCACAAAGTGGACGTGGTGATCGCCGAGACCCGGCACTCCACGCCCGGCGTCACGCTCATCTCTCCCCCACCCCACCACGACATCTACAGCATCGAGGATCTGGCGCAGCTGATCTTCGACCTGAAGATGGTGAACCCGAAGGCGCGCATCAGCGTGAAACTAGTGGCCGAGGCCGGTGTCGGCACCATCGCCGCCGGAGTGGCCAAGGCGCGCGCCGACGTGATCCTGATCTCGGGCTTCGACGGCGGCACCGGCGCCTCGCCCCTGACCAGCATCAAACACGCGGGCGTGCCCTGGGAGCTCGGTCTGGCGGAGACGCACCAGGTGTTGGTCAAGAACGACCTCCGCAGCCGCGTCATCGTGCAGACCGACGGGCAGATGCGCACCGGGCGCGACGTCGTGTTCGCCGCGCTGCTCGGCGCCGAGGAGTTCGGCTTCGCCACGGCGCCGCTCGTCGCCAGCGGCTGCATCATGATGCGCAAGTGTCACCTCAACACCTGCCCGGTCGGGGTGGCCACGCAGGACCCCGAGCTCAGGAAGAAGTTCGCGGGCCAGCCCGAGCACGTGATTCGCTTCATGTTCTACGTGGCCGAGGAGGCGCGCGAGCTGATGAGCCAGCTCGGCTTCCGGACCATCCAGGAGATGATCGGCCGGGTCGATCGCATCCGCCCCCGCGACTTGAGCGAGCACTTCAAGGCCAGAAAGCTCGACATGAGCGCCGTGCTCGCCGTCGCGGAGCGCGGCGCCGGAGTCGAGGTCTGCAAGAGCCTGGATCAGGAGCACGGCCTCGAGCGCTCCCTCGACCACCAGCTCTTGCCGCGCGTACTCCCGGCCATCGAGGCCAAGGAGCCCATCGCCCTGGCGGTTCCCATCCGCAACGTGCACCGGACGGTGGGCGCGATGCTGGCCGGGGAGATCGCCCGGCGCCACGGCCGCGCGGGGCTGCCGGAAGGCACGCTGCGCCTCGACTTCGAGGGCAGCGCCGGGCAGAGCTTCGGCGCCTTCGCGGTCCACGGCATGCACCTCACCCTGGAGGGGGACGCGAACGACTACGTCGGCAAGGGTCTGTCCGGCGGTACGCTCTCGGTGCGACCGCCGCGCGGCGCCACCTTCCGCTCCGACGAGAGCGTGCTGGTGGGCAACGTCGCGCTCTACGGCGCCACCAGCGGCAAGGCGTTCATCAGCGGTGTCGCCGGCGAGCGCTTCGCGGTGCGCAACAGCGGCGCCACCGCGGTGGTCGAGGGCGTCGGCGACCACGGCTGCGAGTACATGACCGGCGGGCGCGTGGTGGTGATCGGCCGGACCGGGCGCAACTTCGCCGCCGGCATGAGCGGCGGCTACGCCTACGTGCTGGACGAAGACGGGCGCTTCGAGTCGCGCTGCAACCCCGAGCTGGTGGCGCTCGAGCCCCTCGGCCCGGACGACGCCGCGTTCGTCGCCGCGCTGCTCGACGAGCACCGCCGCGCCACAGGCAGCGCCAAGGCCGCCGAGCTCGTCGCGCGCTGGGAAGAGACGCTGCCGCGCCTCTTGAAGGTGGTCCCGCTGGAATACCGCCGCGTGCTCGAGCGGCTCGAGGAGCAGAAACGCACGAGCTTGGGCGACGAGCCCACCGACGGCGAGCCGCTGCCGGTGCCGCGCGGCAACCGCCACGCCACGGAGGCGGAGTGATGGGAAAGCCGACGGGCTTCGTCGAGTACTCGCGCGAGGAGCCGCCGAAGCGCCCGGTCGCCGAGCGCGTGAAGGACTATCGCGAGCTCGAGCTGCCGGTCGTGGACGAGCGGCTGAAGAAGCAGGGCGCGCGCTGCATGGATTGCGGCATTCCCTTCTGCAACACCGGCTGTCCGCTCGGAAACCTGATCCCGGAGTGGAACGACCACGTCTACCGCGGGCGCTGGGACGACGCCGCCGCCGCGCTGCACGCCACCAACAACTTCCCCGAGATCACCGGACGCGTCTGCCCGGCGCCCTGCGAGGCCGCCTGTGTGCTCGGCATCAACAGCGACCCGGTCAGCATCAAGCTGCTGGAGAAGTCCATCGCCGACCACGCCTTCGCGCGCGGGCGCATCGTCCCGGAGCCGCCGCTCGAGCGCACCGGAAAGAAGGTCGCGGTGGTCGGCTCGGGTCCCGCGGGCCTGGCTGCGGCCCAGGAGCTCAACCGCGCCGGCCACAGCGTGGTCGTGCTCGAGCGGGACGACCGCATCGGGGGGCTCCTCACCTACGGCATTCCGGACTTCAAGCTGGAGAAGCGCTGGGTGCAGGCACGCGTGGAGCAGCTCCGCGCGGAGGGCGTCGAGTTCCGCACCGGCGTCGAGGTCGGCGTCACGCTCGCCGCCGAGGAGCTCAGCTCGCGCTTCGACGCCGTCTGCCTCGCCATCGGCGCGCGAAAGCCCCGGGATCTGCCGGTGCCGGGTCGCGAGCTCGGCGGCATCCACTTCGCCATGGATTTCCTCGAGCAGCAGAACCGCCGCCTGGCCGGGGACCGCGTGCCGGAGGAGCGCGCGATCCTGGCCACGGGCAAGCGCGTCGTGGTCATCGGCGGCGGCGACACCGGCAGCGACTGCATCGGCACCGCCATCCGTCAGGGAGCGCGGAGCGTGACCAGCCTCGAGATCCTGCCGCGTCCGCCGGCGGAGCGCGATCCGAGCACGCCCTGGCCGCTCTGGCCGCTCGTTCTCCGCACCTCCACCTCGCACGAAGAAGGCTGCAATCGCGAGTGGAGCGTCTCGACGGAGCGCTTCGGCGGAGCGAACGGCCGCGTCCAGAAGCTCCACCTG contains:
- the gltB gene encoding glutamate synthase large subunit — encoded protein: MISPRPSSLYDPRFEHDACGVGFIANLRGVRSHDIVERGVGILLNLEHRGATGCDPQSGDGAGILLQVPHELLAAEMAARLELPEPGKYGVGCVFLPRDAADRARCQQILEDKILGTGQRLLGWRPVPVDESALGPIARQSAPLILQVLVGSTTEDEASFERKLFVIRKWAERTVRESDIPGRDAFYIPSLSCRTLVYKGLLLAHQLAKFYRDLEDPRAVSALSMVHQRFSTNTFPTWQLAQPFRFLAHNGEINTVRGNAQWMRAREQLFDGRVFGEDVRHILPTITPGGSDSAQLDNVAELLLHAGRSLPHVLMMLVPEAWQNDPSMPGYQRDFYAYHACLVEPWDGPAALTFTDGRQIGALLDRNGLRPARWLETRDGLVVLSSETGVMDVPPEQIARKGRLEPGRMFLVDLAGGRIVEDAELKREVCHQKPYGKWLRDNAIHLDQIDDVPAAPALADPHELLTRQRVFGYTTEDLTLLLAPMAEKGEEPVGSMGTDTPLAVLSERPQLLFNYFKQHFAQVTNPPIDPIREALVMSLRNFVGGEDNLLFELPDHAQMLELGSPVLTNEELATLCETHQIHFRRPARLPMVYPVAEGGRGLKAALDELCRQASLAVLNNHSVIVLSDRSATPHMAPVPSLLGLGAVHNHLMRNGTRMRVGILVETGEAREVHHFCLLLGFGAGAVNPYVALDSVAEMARAGVLRGVSDVAVAQKNLVKAVNKGVLKVMSKMGISTLQSYQGAQIFEAIGLGPDLIERYFTGTTSRLGGIDLDELAEECRSRSEAAFPRRRSPSPVLETGGEYQYRAQGERHLWSPKVVSALQRAVREEDVKSYREYSDLVNQQSRGPITLRGLWNLLPAEAPISLSEVEPASEIVRRFATGAMSFGSISAEAHENLAIAMNRIGGRSNTGEGGEREERFARLPSGDSKRSSIKQVASGRFGVTAHYLVNADELQIKIAQGAKPGEGGQLPGHKVDVVIAETRHSTPGVTLISPPPHHDIYSIEDLAQLIFDLKMVNPKARISVKLVAEAGVGTIAAGVAKARADVILISGFDGGTGASPLTSIKHAGVPWELGLAETHQVLVKNDLRSRVIVQTDGQMRTGRDVVFAALLGAEEFGFATAPLVASGCIMMRKCHLNTCPVGVATQDPELRKKFAGQPEHVIRFMFYVAEEARELMSQLGFRTIQEMIGRVDRIRPRDLSEHFKARKLDMSAVLAVAERGAGVEVCKSLDQEHGLERSLDHQLLPRVLPAIEAKEPIALAVPIRNVHRTVGAMLAGEIARRHGRAGLPEGTLRLDFEGSAGQSFGAFAVHGMHLTLEGDANDYVGKGLSGGTLSVRPPRGATFRSDESVLVGNVALYGATSGKAFISGVAGERFAVRNSGATAVVEGVGDHGCEYMTGGRVVVIGRTGRNFAAGMSGGYAYVLDEDGRFESRCNPELVALEPLGPDDAAFVAALLDEHRRATGSAKAAELVARWEETLPRLLKVVPLEYRRVLERLEEQKRTSLGDEPTDGEPLPVPRGNRHATEAE
- a CDS encoding glutamate synthase subunit beta yields the protein MGKPTGFVEYSREEPPKRPVAERVKDYRELELPVVDERLKKQGARCMDCGIPFCNTGCPLGNLIPEWNDHVYRGRWDDAAAALHATNNFPEITGRVCPAPCEAACVLGINSDPVSIKLLEKSIADHAFARGRIVPEPPLERTGKKVAVVGSGPAGLAAAQELNRAGHSVVVLERDDRIGGLLTYGIPDFKLEKRWVQARVEQLRAEGVEFRTGVEVGVTLAAEELSSRFDAVCLAIGARKPRDLPVPGRELGGIHFAMDFLEQQNRRLAGDRVPEERAILATGKRVVVIGGGDTGSDCIGTAIRQGARSVTSLEILPRPPAERDPSTPWPLWPLVLRTSTSHEEGCNREWSVSTERFGGANGRVQKLHLVRVTERAGRFDRVEGSEIELDADLVLLALGFLHPEKPGLVEALGLGLDRRGNLAVDPSFMTSSTGVFAAGDCQRGQSLVVWAIADGRRAARSIDKYLMGKSELL